A stretch of Natator depressus isolate rNatDep1 chromosome 2, rNatDep2.hap1, whole genome shotgun sequence DNA encodes these proteins:
- the CCT5 gene encoding T-complex protein 1 subunit epsilon — translation MSAMGTLAFDEYGRPFLILKDQDRKSRLMGLEALKSHIMAAKAVANTLRTSLGPNGLDKMMVDKDGEVTVTNDGATILSMMDVDHQIAKLMVELSKSQDDEIGDGTTGVVVLAGALLEQAEQLLDRGIHPMRIADGYEQAARVAIENLDKISDSFPVDPQNSEPLIQTAKTTLGSKVINRCNRQMAEIAVNAVLTVADMERKDVDFELIKVQGKVGGRLEDTQLVKGVIVDKDFSHPQMPKEVKDAKIAILTCPFEPPKPKTKHKLDVTSVEDYKALQKYEKEKFEEMVKQIKDTGANLAICQWGFDDEANHLLLQNELPAVRWVGGPEIELIAIATGGRIVPRFCELTSEKLGFAGIVREISFGTTKDKMLVIEQCQNSRAVTIFIRGGNKMIIEEAKRSLHDALCVIRNLVRDNRIVYGGGAAEISCALAVSETADKCPSLEQYAMRAFADALEVIPIALSENSGMNPIQTMTEVRARQVKENNPALGIDCLRKGTNDMKKQHVIETLIGKKQQIALATQMVRMILKIDDIRRPGESEE, via the exons TCTCATATAATGGCAGCAAAGGCTGTGGCAAATACACTGAGAACATCACTGGGGCCCAATG GTCTTGATAAAATGATGGTGGACAAGGATGGTGAGGTGACTGTCACGAATGATGGGGCCACCATTCTAAGTATGATGGATGTGGATCATCAAATAGCTAAACTTATGGTAGAGTTGTCTAAATCGCAGGATGATGAGATTGGGGATGGAACTACAGGGGTTGTAG ttCTGGCTGGTGCATTATTAGAACAGGCTGAGCAGTTGTTAGATCGCGGTATTCACCCTATGCGAATAGCAGATGGTTATGAGCAGGCTGCACGGGTTGCCATTGAGAATCTAGACAAAATCAGCGACAGTTTTCCAGTTGATCCACAGAACAGCGAACCTCTTATCCAGACTGCAAAGACAACTCTAGGTTCTAAAGT AATTAATCGTTGCAACAGACAAATGGCAGAAATCGCTGTCAATGCTGTACTGACGGTGGCTGATATGGAACGCAAAGATGTTGATTTTGAGCTAATCAAAGTACAAGGCAAAGTGGGAGGGAGACTGGAAGATACTCAGTTGGTCAAAGGAGTGATTGTGGATAAAGATTTCAGCCATCCACAGATGCCTAAA GAAGTTAAAGATGCTAAAATTGCAATTCTCACTTGTCCATTTGAGCCACCTAAGCCTAAAACCAAGCACAAGCTTGATGTAACATCCGTGGAAGATTACAAGGCACTGCAGAAATATGAAAAGGAGAAATTTGAAGAGATGGTAAAACAG ATTAAAGACACTGGTGCAAACCTAGCTATTTGCCAGTGGGGGTTTGATGATGAGGCAAATCACTTACTGCTTCAGAATGAGCTACCTGCTGTTCGTTGGGTTGGCGGACCTGAAATAGAA TTGATTGCCATTGCAACTGGAGGGCGCATCGTTCCTCGTTTCTGCGAACTCACATCTGAGAAACTAGGCTTTGCTGGCATTGTCAGGGAGATCTCATTTGGAACGACAAAGGATAAAATGCTTGTCATTGAGCAATGTCAGAATTCCAGAGCTGTGACCATCTTCATTAGAGGAGGAAATAAGATG ATAATCGAAGAAGCAAAACGATCTCTTCATGATGCCTTGTGTGTAATCCGGAACCTGGTTCGTGATAACCGCATTGTGTATGGAGGAGGTGCTGCCGAGATCTCTTGTGCTTTGGCAGTTAGTGAAACAGCAGATAag TGCCCCTCTTTGGAACAGTATGCTATGAGGGCTTTTGCTGATGCCCTAGAAGTCATTCCCATTGCGCTTTCTGAAAACAGTGGCATGAATCCCATACAGACTATGACTGAAGTGCGAGCTAGACAAGTGAAAGAAAACAATCCTGCTCTTGGGATCGATTGTTTGCGCAAAGGAACAAATG ATATGAAGAAACAGCATGTCATAGAAACCTTAATTGGTAAAAAGCAACAGATTGCTCTGGCTACTCAGATGGTTAGAATGATTCTAAAGATTGATGATATTCGTAGGCCCGGAGAATCtgaagaatga